A genomic stretch from Longimicrobiales bacterium includes:
- a CDS encoding S9 family peptidase, which produces MRKLATLFFLVLVASPVHGQERRPMTTDDGLNMVRVGGATISPDGSWVLFSKSELDWGENERKTTWWKVPAEGGEPFRFIGEEGGSSFQFSPDGTYVSFTRTANEKSQLFLLRTDGGEATQLSEHKTAIGSYRWSLDGSKIFFVAAEPRPEDEEKARKDGDDAIFVDEGPNGQRDGTWTNLWSLDVGSKEETRLTEEDHRIASFSVSPNGDQVVFTARTENRRNQQNQAEIHLLDVTSGETRQMTDNEAPEGRLTWAPDGRRFVYEAPSDDQWELRLDKLWIMDAESGDRRMISEAFDGNIGSFSWTPDGSAILFSGLQGTDNNLFRLNVGNGSVDQVTQAAGSLSPSSFSRDHSRMAYVFQDFDTPADVWVAKTDGSEGRRLTEVNPRITQELVLGEGKVIQWNSADGTEIEGLLMLPPGHDGSSLPLLLHIHGGPAGVFRNSFDTRNHVWAGLGYAQLFPNVRGSSGYTDELLQGNMNDIGGGDYQDLMTGVDAVVDMGLADPDQLGLRGWSYGGILGGWTVTQTDRFKGASVGAMVSDWTSEYGPGFNHDVRLWYIGGTPWENPEEWRQRSALTHVANVTTPTLILHGMNDTTDTEAQSMMFFQALKDLGRDTRYIRFPREPHGFREPRHQRTRDVEEIRWIQKYVRGIEWTPWDRPTETEKKVIS; this is translated from the coding sequence ATGCGGAAGCTCGCCACCCTTTTCTTTTTGGTCTTGGTCGCGTCGCCTGTTCACGGACAGGAGCGAAGGCCCATGACCACGGACGACGGCCTCAACATGGTCCGGGTGGGGGGAGCGACGATTTCTCCCGACGGAAGTTGGGTCCTCTTCTCGAAGTCGGAATTGGATTGGGGCGAGAACGAACGAAAGACGACCTGGTGGAAGGTCCCAGCCGAGGGTGGGGAGCCCTTCCGGTTCATTGGCGAGGAGGGTGGCTCGAGTTTCCAGTTCTCCCCTGATGGCACCTATGTCTCTTTTACCCGGACGGCGAATGAGAAGTCGCAGCTCTTCCTTCTGCGCACCGACGGTGGCGAGGCCACGCAACTCAGCGAGCATAAGACCGCCATTGGCTCGTACCGGTGGTCGCTGGACGGTAGCAAGATCTTCTTCGTCGCAGCCGAGCCCCGTCCAGAGGACGAGGAGAAGGCTCGCAAGGACGGCGATGACGCCATCTTCGTCGACGAGGGTCCGAACGGCCAACGGGATGGAACATGGACGAACCTCTGGTCGCTCGATGTCGGGTCCAAGGAAGAGACGCGCCTTACGGAGGAAGACCATCGGATTGCTTCGTTCTCCGTGTCACCCAACGGCGACCAGGTTGTCTTTACGGCGCGCACTGAGAATCGCCGTAACCAACAAAATCAGGCGGAAATCCACCTTCTTGACGTGACATCGGGTGAGACACGCCAGATGACGGACAATGAGGCTCCGGAAGGCCGACTGACCTGGGCCCCGGATGGGCGACGCTTCGTCTATGAGGCGCCGAGCGACGACCAGTGGGAACTCCGGCTCGACAAGCTCTGGATCATGGATGCGGAGTCAGGTGACCGTCGGATGATCTCTGAGGCGTTCGACGGTAACATCGGCTCGTTCTCCTGGACCCCAGACGGGTCCGCGATCCTCTTCAGTGGACTACAGGGGACCGACAACAACCTTTTTCGTCTCAACGTCGGGAACGGGAGCGTCGATCAGGTGACCCAAGCTGCGGGCTCTCTGAGCCCTTCATCCTTCTCCCGCGACCATTCACGCATGGCCTACGTGTTTCAGGATTTCGACACGCCTGCAGATGTTTGGGTCGCCAAGACGGATGGATCAGAAGGGCGGAGGCTGACCGAGGTGAATCCGCGGATCACCCAAGAGTTGGTGCTCGGTGAAGGGAAGGTCATCCAGTGGAACAGCGCGGACGGTACCGAGATCGAGGGCTTGTTGATGCTCCCGCCGGGACACGACGGGAGTTCACTACCCCTGCTGCTCCACATTCATGGTGGGCCGGCCGGCGTGTTCCGGAATTCCTTCGATACCAGAAATCATGTGTGGGCGGGACTCGGCTACGCGCAGCTTTTCCCAAACGTCCGTGGCAGCTCCGGATACACGGATGAGTTGCTTCAGGGAAACATGAATGACATTGGCGGGGGAGATTATCAGGACCTCATGACGGGAGTGGATGCGGTAGTCGACATGGGCCTGGCGGACCCGGACCAGTTGGGCCTCAGGGGTTGGAGTTACGGAGGCATCTTGGGCGGATGGACCGTTACGCAGACGGATCGTTTCAAGGGCGCGTCCGTGGGGGCGATGGTCTCTGACTGGACGTCCGAGTACGGACCGGGTTTCAATCATGATGTGCGGCTGTGGTACATCGGCGGGACACCTTGGGAGAACCCTGAAGAGTGGCGGCAGCGTTCCGCGCTGACTCATGTGGCCAATGTGACGACGCCGACGCTCATTTTGCATGGAATGAACGACACCACGGACACGGAAGCCCAGAGCATGATGTTCTTTCAGGCCCTTAAGGATCTTGGGCGTGATACTCGGTATATCCGCTTTCCGAGGGAGCCCCACGGGTTCCGTGAGCCCCGTCACCAGCGTACGCGGGACGTAGAGGAGATTCGCTGGATTCAGAAGTATGTGCGAGGTATCGAATGGACACCGTGGGATCGACCGACAGAGACGGAGAAGAAGGTCATCTCATAA